GCTTTAGCTTATTTTGATGGAATTGATTATAAGAATTTATAAAATTCAAATCATATTACTATTTATAAAAGAATTTAATTAAGTATATTTTTGTTATAAAATCTTGAAAGTATATTTATTTAACTTATTAATTAAAATTTTTGCAATATTTTTATGAACTTTATTATTCAAATCTTCTTTATTTTCAAGAGATTTAGTATAAATATTATAAATTGTTTTAATATTAATTTTAATTTAAGTTTTAAAATGTATAATCCAAACTTATTTTTATTTTAAGTCTTGTTAGCTCAGCAGGTAGAGCATCTCACTTTTAATGAGGGGGCCGCTGGTTCGAATCCAGCACAGGACACCATTTTTTTGATCCAGGTTTGAGACCCTTTCGTCTAGTGGCTCAGGACGCCATTCTCTCCGTTTGGAAACGAGAGTTCAAATCTTTCAAGGGTCGCCATGGTCGCTTAGCTCAGTTGGTAGAGCGCCACCCTTACAAGGTGGATGTCATAAGTTCGAGTCTTATAGCGACCACCATTCATTAAATTCGGTTGCGGCGGTAGTTCAGCTGGTTAGAATATCGGCCTGTCACGCCGGAGGTCGCGGGTTCGAGCCCCGTCCGCCGCGCCATTTAATTTCGCTTAAGATAAATCAATTTTCCCAAGTTTTTTAATAAGTCAAATTAATTTTTGTATAAATATTTTCTAACTCAATAATAACTACAAATATTTTAAAAACACATTACTAAAAGCAACAATAAAATATACTTATAAAAACCTAAATTCAAGTTATTATAAAACTTTTAAAAATATTAAAATTATTAATTCAAATTCTTTATAAATTTAAACGCAAAATATATTTATCATTTAAGCTAGAATTAAAAATGGGGGGGGGTATAATACTTTTTTTAATTTTTTAAAAGGAGTTTTTATGTCTTATGTAGAACAAGTTTTAGGTGCAGATGAAAGCGTTGTTTTAAAAGCCAAAGTTAGTATTTTTGCTTTTATAGGTGATTTATTTGCTATTTTAATTTTAGCAATTTTAAGTATTGCTATTCATCCTTTTATTGCTATATTTATCATCTTTCTTTTACTTCGTATGTTCGTTATCATTACAACAACAGAACTTGCTTTAACAAATAGAAAAGTTATAGCTAAATTTGGCTTTATTAGAAGAGATACAATAGAGCTAAGATTAGAAAAAATAGAAAGTATCAGAGTTGGTCAAGGAATTCTTGGTAGGATTTTTAATTTTGGCACAATATTTATAAATGGTGCTGGTTCTTCTGCACCTGTTCCTTTTATTGGTGAACCAATAAAATTCAAAAAAAGTGTAGATGAATATATAGAAAATAAATTATCAAAATAAGCCCTATTTCTAGGGCTATTTTTTAAAACGAATATCTTAAAGTTCCGTTTATATTGTAGTTTGTATTATATTTTCCACTAAATGATTTTTCAGCGTCTAAACTAAACTTAGTATTTTTACCTAAGTTAAAATTAGCTCCTACACTTGCAAATCCACGACTATCTTTAAAGCCTTTTTCAACTCTTATAGTTGTGCCATCGCTTAAAGTTATAGTAGGAGTATTATTTAAATCAAACGCCCCGCCAACACTAGCTCTTAAACCAAAAGTATCATTAATATTTGCACCAGCACTTAAAGCAACTTTTGCTGCTCCCATAAATTTACCTTCGCTTTTTAAAGTAACTTTATCATTACCCTTTAAACTAGCCATAGGAACATAGCCAAGGATTAATTCAGCACTAGGCTCAAGATAAAAATCACTTCCCATTCTATATCCAGCCTCAACGCTACCTAAAAATCCACTTCCACTATCTTTTAAATCGCCTAACCAAACATTATCTTTAAATGTTGATTTATGATGAGTATATCTTGCAGTTGCATCAATAAATAAGCCATCATTACCAACTAAGCTAACATAAGCACCAATGCCGTGATTTTTCACCTTAGAATTACTTGAATTACTTGTGCTTTGACCTATATTTGCCATTACACCTGAATATAATTCGCCATAATTTGTGCTAGTTTGCTTATCTGCACCAAATTGCACTTCATAGTATTTTATTTTAGCACTATCAATCTTGACTTCACCACCAAAACTTCTAATCCAAATTCCAGCATTTTTGCCATCATTATTTCTTAGTTCACCCATTCTTTTGTTTAGATTGTTCCATTCACTAACATAAGAATAATAAGTCTGATTTAGCATATTTTTTGCATCTGTTAAAGCCTTAGTATTAGCACCTTTTAAAGTAAGTTCAATCTCATTACCATTAATGTTAGACCCTACTTTAATAGCTTCTTCAATTGCAGCGTTTTTAATATCTTTTTGTGCTTCTTCAATTGCTTTATCAAGGCTAGTTTCACTTGCTACAATCTTGCTTGTATCATTTGCAACTTTATTAGCATTTGCCATTACCTCATCACTTGCAGTTCCTTTTGCAACTTCATTTGCTTTTTGAGCAATTGCACCTACGCTTGAGCTTGCATTATCTAAGATACTCTTATCAGCACCACTTTTGCTATCAGCACTAAAATTATCACTTGTCTTACTAGCATCAGCCCTACTTGCAGCCGCATTAACAGGATTTGCTACAACTGAATAATAAATATAATCCTCATCTCCTTGCTTTAATGTCCCGCTTAATATATTTTTCTTATCTAATGAATATACACTTAGACCATCATAAACTCCGATTTTTGTAACGAAGTCTTCTGCTGTTGCATTTCCATTTCCAATCTTTAATAAAGCTAGTGGAAGATTTGCTAGATTAGTTGCATCAGCTTTGCCATTATTTACACTTAAACCAAGTAATCCTATTTCATTTGCCTTACCACTTGTGCTATTTCTTGCAATCATTGTGCCTAAGAATGTATTGTTTGTGCCACCCATAATAAATGTATTATTACTTGCATTTAAATCATTTGCTAAAATTCTACCTGTAATCTTAGAATTATTCACATTTAATTTATCAGCTTTCATATCGCCAAATACAATAGCGTTATTTAAATTAATGCTTGAACCTTTTGAGATAGGGTCTTTATAAAAATTCGCAGCACTAACTTGATTTGCCAATACACCAGTAGTTAAATCATCACTAATATCAGCATTACCTATAACTTGAGCTTTGATAGCTGAACTATTGATATTTATATCTTTTGCTTGTAAAAGAGTTGTATTAGCACTCTTATCTAATTTATAAGCACTCTCTATACCTGTTAAGCTTAGATTATTTGAAGCTGCGATATTAGCGTCATAGCTAATCTCTCCGTGATACACTCTAGCTTCTTTATCTAGCCTTTCTACATCTTCAACGATACCACTTAAGCTTAGATTTCTAGCCTTAACATCTTTATCAAATGATGAACTAACAGCATTGATTGAGCCGTAGTTTGTAACGCTTTCTCTAAATAAAGCTTTATTAGCATTTACATTAAACTCTGCGTCTTTTAGATTTGTTCCGTGTGTAAGCTTATTTATAACTGCATTTTTAAGAGTAATTGTTTTAGAACTTGTAGCTTTATCGTTTGCTATGATATTTTCTGCATAAGTATTTGTTAGGCTTATATTTCCATCATTTACATTGATATTTGCAAATCTTGACATTGTATTAATTGCATCATCATTGTCAATATAAGAAAATGCAGGATTATACTCTTGATTGCCG
This is a stretch of genomic DNA from Campylobacter sp. RM12651. It encodes these proteins:
- a CDS encoding PH domain-containing protein, which translates into the protein MSYVEQVLGADESVVLKAKVSIFAFIGDLFAILILAILSIAIHPFIAIFIIFLLLRMFVIITTTELALTNRKVIAKFGFIRRDTIELRLEKIESIRVGQGILGRIFNFGTIFINGAGSSAPVPFIGEPIKFKKSVDEYIENKLSK
- a CDS encoding autotransporter outer membrane beta-barrel domain-containing protein, which gives rise to MSWLDTLRGGVFKLSLVASALILSTSLNALELNKATHAEAEKDYYKITSDIAENITIKNYGKATFQEDIGLKTITGDIVNNGAFLLDHEGGGVHKEHILKGSFTNNKSLVDFNRALIDPEFTEEKVGFFKKLLNTNKNYKINGLIDGIQIDLAEGKKITNNSGLHVSNIEIKSVGTTIENNDLFVLDEGAIESSSGVAISGNGDVILLEADVNGSVSAKDLYVMGTPVGNDKPYIAREPSIQHGEQTSDLYGGDITSSNLVKFETAVIGGKVTANTKASANNSFYGFNTTFQGAIDNQNGKARFILSDIKKGVKSKGDIEIYGTKINGNVETDGKFISGAHQKELANKHFSTLLNSEKIASAEDMKRLDEIMNNEEKFLPLIKAATSNSHDIDSTTFYKDALKYVDSEEMETGDLIANGGIDTTGFEISGDGVVKVTKGDINTIVSSFENTGGVYITEGNLNANNSSFTSNVNIAKGDLKALGNLLEEKRDESGERVKDKNGNQEYNPAFSYIDNDDAINTMSRFANINVNDGNISLTNTYAENIIANDKATSSKTITLKNAVINKLTHGTNLKDAEFNVNANKALFRESVTNYGSINAVSSSFDKDVKARNLSLSGIVEDVERLDKEARVYHGEISYDANIAASNNLSLTGIESAYKLDKSANTTLLQAKDININSSAIKAQVIGNADISDDLTTGVLANQVSAANFYKDPISKGSSINLNNAIVFGDMKADKLNVNNSKITGRILANDLNASNNTFIMGGTNNTFLGTMIARNSTSGKANEIGLLGLSVNNGKADATNLANLPLALLKIGNGNATAEDFVTKIGVYDGLSVYSLDKKNILSGTLKQGDEDYIYYSVVANPVNAAASRADASKTSDNFSADSKSGADKSILDNASSSVGAIAQKANEVAKGTASDEVMANANKVANDTSKIVASETSLDKAIEEAQKDIKNAAIEEAIKVGSNINGNEIELTLKGANTKALTDAKNMLNQTYYSYVSEWNNLNKRMGELRNNDGKNAGIWIRSFGGEVKIDSAKIKYYEVQFGADKQTSTNYGELYSGVMANIGQSTSNSSNSKVKNHGIGAYVSLVGNDGLFIDATARYTHHKSTFKDNVWLGDLKDSGSGFLGSVEAGYRMGSDFYLEPSAELILGYVPMASLKGNDKVTLKSEGKFMGAAKVALSAGANINDTFGLRASVGGAFDLNNTPTITLSDGTTIRVEKGFKDSRGFASVGANFNLGKNTKFSLDAEKSFSGKYNTNYNINGTLRYSF